A window of Diabrotica virgifera virgifera chromosome 9, PGI_DIABVI_V3a contains these coding sequences:
- the LOC114330498 gene encoding 26S proteasome complex subunit SEM1: MTDKAKLDLGVLEEDDEFEEFPVEDWSGKEKDEQDISVWEDNWEDDNVEDDFNKQLRAQLEKQKAKPPAK; this comes from the exons ATGACTGACAAAGCCAAACTGGATCTTGGAGTTTTGGAAGAGGATGACGAATTCGAAGAGTTTCCCGTCGAGG aTTGGTCCGGCAAAGAAAAGGACGAACAGGATATTAGTGTATGGGAGGATAACTGGGAAGACGATAACGTTGAAGacgatttcaacaaacagttaaG AGCCCAACTCGAGAAACAGAAAGCAAAGCCTCCAGCAAAATAG